One genomic window of Euwallacea fornicatus isolate EFF26 chromosome 7, ASM4011564v1, whole genome shotgun sequence includes the following:
- the LOC136340424 gene encoding glyoxylate reductase/hydroxypyruvate reductase-like produces the protein MLHQFYHLVCLHIFLSVTFATPAATDMSQRFKVFISNPTTPKVAVDLLKSKCEVITTTSYDRTAVLKDVAGADALLWATHEKLDKELLDAAGPQLKVIGTMSAGINNIDLNELKLRGIKLGNTPVVLNNAVADIAMGLALGASRRFTEGRKHIEESTWPSHFNAQWMLGRDIAGSTVGIVGFGGIGQTIAKRLKGFDVAKVIYTGHKEKPEGRKLGATFVDLNTLTQDSDFIFLSAPLTNETFHMCNADFFKKMKKTGVLVNVARGPLVDQDALVTALKTGEIFAAGLDVMTPEPLNPDNELLKLSNVLVTPHIGSATENTRNAMAELTAQNILRGLGGEEMLTPVDL, from the exons atgcTAC ACCAATTTTATCACCTCGTGTGCTTACACATTTTTCTCAGTGTAACATTCGCAACTCCAGCCGCAACCGACATGAGCCAACGATTTAAAGTGTTCATCTCAAACCCTACAACTCCCAAAGTTGCGGTGGATCTTCTAAAATCCAA ATGCGAAGTAATCACAACGACTAGCTACGACCGAACGGCGGTCCTAAAAGACGTAGCAGGGGCTGATGCCCTGCTGTGGGCCACCCACGAGAAACTGGACAAGGAGCTGCTGGATGCTGCAG GTCCTCAGCTGAAAGTTATAGGAACCATGTCAGCTGGAATCAACAACATAGATTTGAACGAACTGAAACTGAGAGGAATTAAACTGGGCAACACCCCAGTGGTGTTAAATAACGCGGTGGCGGACATCGCCATGGGCCTAGCACTGGGAGCTTCGCGAAGGTTCACGGAAGGCCGCAAACACATCGAAGA ATCCACGTGGCCCTCTCACTTCAACGCTCAATGGATGCTCGGCAGGGACATCGCCGGCTCTACGGTGGGTATAGTGGGTTTCGGAGGTATCGGGCAAACCATCGCCAAGAGACTGAAGGGATTCGACGTAGCCAAAGTGATTTATACGGGACATAAGGAGAAGCCCGAAG GTCGAAAATTAGGGGCCACTTTCGTGGATCTCAATACCCTAACGCAAGACAGCGACTTCATATTTCTTTCAGCTCCCCTGACCAACGAAACTTTCCACATGTGCAATGcggatttctttaaaaagatgaaaaaaacTGGGGTATTGGTCAATGTCGCCAGAGGACCGTTG GTGGACCAAGACGCCCTCGTGACGGCCCTAAAAACCGGGGAAATATTCGCCGCAGGTTTGGATGTGATGACCCCCGAACCTTTGAATCCGGACAATGAGTTGCTAAAGTTGTCCAACGTTC TCGTGACACCTCATATTGGAAGCGCCACGGAGAACACCAGGAACGCCATGGCGGAGTTGACAGCCCAGAATATTTTACGAGGATTGGGAGGGGAGGAGATGCTCACTCCGGTTGACTTGTAA